A stretch of Buteo buteo chromosome 9, bButBut1.hap1.1, whole genome shotgun sequence DNA encodes these proteins:
- the LOC142035063 gene encoding peptide YY-like: MMTSPRPWRVLVAVALCALLFLGTLAAAYPPKPESPGDDASPEEMAKYFSALRHYINLVTRQRYGKRASPESLVSELLLGASSDRSRYDDDSAW; the protein is encoded by the exons ATGATGACGTCCCCGAGGCCGTGGCGCGTGCTGGTGGCCGTGGCCCTCTGCGCCCTGCTGTTCCTGGGCACGCTGGCGGCTGCGTACCCCCCCAAGCCCGAAAGCCCCGGGGACGACGCCTCCCCCGAGGAGATGGCCAAGTACTTCTCGGCCCTTCGCCACTACATCAACCTGGTGACGCGGCAGAG GTACGGCAAACGCGCCAGCCCTGAGTCCCTGGTGTCGGAGCTGCTCCTCGGGGCCAGCAGTGACAGGTCACG GTACGACGATGACTCCGCGTGGTGa
- the LOC142035064 gene encoding pancreatic polypeptide, which yields MAPRWPSLLLLACALALLAGHPGTAGPAQPTYPGDDAPVEDLVRFYNDLQQYLNVVTRHRYGKRSGSRVLCEEPFGAAGC from the exons ATGGCTCCCCGCTggccctccctgctgctcctcgcCTGCGCCCTGGCGCTGCTGGCCGGGCACCCTGGCACCGCCGGCCCCGCGCAGCCCACCTACCCCGGGGACGACGCGCCCGTCGAGGACCTCGTCCGCTTCTACAACGACCTCCAGCAGTACCTCAACGTGGTCACGCGGCACCG GTACGGCAAGCGGTCGGGCAGCCGGGTGCTGTGCGAGGAGCCCTTCGGTGCCGCAGGGTGCTGA